In the genome of Brassica napus cultivar Da-Ae unplaced genomic scaffold, Da-Ae ScsIHWf_2810;HRSCAF=3587, whole genome shotgun sequence, one region contains:
- the LOC106350339 gene encoding uncharacterized protein LOC106350339 produces MANMEKLQFPALDITGTNYISWVTNVELHLESLGLSETVKEINTSTPQEKAKSVIFLRRHLDESIIYDYANMRDPKELWKSLKDRFDHQKDITLPLARDEWQSLRFQDFDKVMNYNSAVLGIVAKLRYCGETITESQMLEKTYTTFHKSHITLQQQYRLRGYTKFSELIVALLIAEKNNELLIKNHMTRPTGSKPFPEANALDAKKPVKENKAYWGRGRGRQNYRGRGRKYNPQDRKSFQWVRSEQTPKGKEHQGNTSQKREEACFRCGTKGHWSRLCRTPAHLCALYKESVKGKEKEVNFAEHSEGTTHLDASDFVNDFEETAIPEA; encoded by the coding sequence ATGGCAAACATGGAGAAGCTCCAATTCCCCGCTCTAGACATCACCGGCACCAACTACATTTCATGGGTTACAAATGTCGAACTTCATCTTGAATCTCTTGGTCTATCCGAGACCGTTAAAGAGATTAATACTTCAACGCCTCAAGAAAAGGCTAAATCGGTGATCTTCCTTAGAAGACACCTTGATGAAAGTATTATTTATGACTATGCCAACATGAGAGATCCTAAAGAGCTATGGAAGTCTCTGAAAGATCGTTTTGATCATCAGAAAGACATAACACTTCCACTTGCTCGGGATGAATGGCAGAGTCTGAGATTTCAAGATTTCGACAAAGTGATGAATTACAACTCGGCTGTGTTAGGGATTGTGGCCAAATTGAGATATTGTGGTGAAACAATCACCGAATCTCAAATGCTTGAGAAGACATACACCACATTCCATAAGAGCCACATCACCCTACAACAACAGTACAGGTTGCGGGGATATACCAAATTTTCAGAATTAATTGTGGCGCTTCTCATAGCAGAAAAAAACAACGAGCTTCTGATCAAGAATCACATGACTCGTCCAACTGGTTCAAAACCGTTTCCTGAAGCAAACGCGTTAGATGCAAAGAAACCAGTCAAGGAAAATAAAGCCTATTGGGGTCGCGGTCGTGGTCGTCAAAACTACCGTGGACGTGGACGAAAGTACAATCCACAAGATAGGAAGTCATTCCAGTGGGTCCGCTCTGAGCAAACCCCTAAGGGAAAAGAACACCAAGGAAATACCTCCCAGAAGCGAGAAGAAGCTTGTTTCAGATGCGGTACTAAGGGACATTGGTCTCGTTTATGTCGTACCCCTGCACACCTTTGCGCTCTATACAAAGAGTCCgtcaaaggaaaagaaaaggaagtAAACTTTGCGGAACATTCTGAGGGTACAACGCACCTCGATGCGTCTGACTTTGTGAATGATTTCGAGGAGACCGCTATCCCGGAAGCCTAA
- the LOC106420310 gene encoding B3 domain-containing protein REM2-like, with amino-acid sequence MVFHVTPFGPSCCEIQYTHPHIIKEEADAGDADDNEIRGTWAMSYFSFDYCFLAEVTASNLKAEKLKQCQEMILVNKEGNSWTVSLRFSESSGMYYITRGWGKFCRDNRCNIGDLFAFNLVGDGKTTPLLCVCPESKECSELLSKHLSRKRGDIASGSRVN; translated from the exons ATGGTGTTTCATGTCACTCCTTTTGGTCCTAGCTGTTGTGAGATTCAGTATACACATCCGCACATCATCAAGGAAGAAGCCGACGCGGGTGATGCTGATGACAATGAGATTA GAGGAACATGGGCAATGTCTTATTTCTCATTCGACTACTGTTTTTTGGCTGAGGTCACTGCTTCAAATCTAAAAGCAGAAAAACTT AAACAATGCCAAGAGATGATACTAGTGAACAAAGAGGGAAATTCATGGACTGTGAGTTTGCGATTTAGCGAATCAAGCGGCATGTATTACATCACAAGAGGCTGGGGAAAGTTCTGTCGTGATAACAGATGCAACATAGGAGACTTATTTGCGTTCAATCTGGTTGGAGATGGGAAAACTACTCCATTGTTGTGTGTATGTCCGGAAAGTAAAGAGTGTTCTGAACTACTGAGCAAACACTTGAGCAGAAAGCGTG GTGACATTGCTTCTGGCTCACGGGTGAATTAG
- the LOC125602355 gene encoding UDP-glycosyltransferase 82A1-like, which translates to MEAVASCRRLVCYPVAGDQFVNSRYIVDVWKIGVRISGFGEKEVEDGMRKVMEDEEMGERLKKLRDKAMGNEARLCLDNSFTIFKDDICGYNI; encoded by the exons ATGGAG GCGGTGGCAAGTTGTCGGAGGCTAGTGTGTTATCCCGTAGCCGGTGACCAGTTTGTGAACTCTAGATACATTGTGGATGTGTGGAAGATCGGGGTGAGAATAAGCGGTTTTGGAGAGAAAGAGGTTGAGGATGGGATGAGGAAAGTAATGGAGGATGAAGAGATGGGTGAGAGATTGAAGAAGTTGAGAGATAAAGCAATGGGGAATGAAGCTCGTTTGTGTTTGGATAATAGTTTTACCATTTTCAAGGATGATATTTGTGGATACAATATTTGA